Proteins co-encoded in one Syngnathoides biaculeatus isolate LvHL_M chromosome 22, ASM1980259v1, whole genome shotgun sequence genomic window:
- the tut1 gene encoding speckle targeted PIP5K1A-regulated poly(A) polymerase, whose protein sequence is MMESESDIKATSRGFHCVLCNVNLPNQSSVDQHVKGRKHQTLSNVRTTRKTQEQHSVFVSGLKPDISQADLADYFHQFGTVSDVIMDKAKGVFAIVQFSETESIQAALSCVEHNMKGLKLRVKPRDRKEFKYIPKKKCDLQNLQQVLDHLKPQLCQLPSVNAQMQYIENRFQLGEPEKKARNLLVQLLQEVFVEFFPESQILPFGSSVNTFGVHSCDLDLFLDLENTKVFQAHAKYTSEAAECISEDGRSEDSILSDMDLSTASPAEILELVATILRRCVPSVHKVHVVSSARLPVVKFHHRELNLQGDITVNNRLAVRNTRFLQLCSGIEERLRPLVFTIRYWAKQKQLAGNPSGPGPLLNNYALTLLIVFFLQNCEPPVLPTVDRLQDMACEEEECVIEGWNCTFPSQPIAVPPSANTQDLCTLLAGFFSFYAKFDFASSVISLREGRALPISDFLGHKNEAEEKTTKPHQSGPKLSPLNVLDPFELSHNVAGNLNERTQRCFQTACQEAEKYCRSLQYLRKSTKGKSWGLVRLFTPNGGVTQTKPDELNISIPFKPAALSEALRSQMHVAGDDFRLVWFEKVCASVERVFQSALRCHLAFSGFENLAAADVSVKMETSSGSLNTSANDSMESPTDEPAVGSKRRLSVGSDTSSSPQGKKPRMSKRGKREPPHWLWVQKHGVWAGRRKVRRELIKDSDLRPEGSCFELEAQVTDCIIQKEEALKEPLEFKVHPHLVGETESTKAVLRLEPRSDQTGVFQDFLHFLEPFLPKMVESLLEKEAAGI, encoded by the exons ATGATGGAATCAGAAAGCGATATTAAAGCGACGTCGAGAGGTTTTCACTGTGTCCTGTGTAACGTCAATTTACCCAACC AGTCGAGCGTGGATCAGCACGTCAAAGGGCGGAAACACCAGACCTTAAGCAATGTGCGGACCACCAGGAAGACCCAAGAGCAGCACAGCGTGTTTGTCAGCGGCCTCAAGCCGGACATCTCGCAGGCTGACTTGGCTGACTACTTCCACCAATTTGGGACAGTTTCCGATGTTATCATGGACAAAGCCAAG GGCGTGTTTGCCATCGTGCAGTTCAGTGAGACGGAAAGCATTCAGGCCGCCTTGTCTTGCGTTGAGCACAACATGAAAGGTCTCAAACTGCGTGTCAAGCCCAGAGACAGGAAGGAATTCAAGTACATCCCCAAAAAGAAGTGTGACCTGCAGAACCTGCAACAAGTGCTGGACCACCTGAAACCGCAACTCTGTCAGCTGCCTTCT GTCAACGCTCAGATGCAGTACATTGAGAACCGCTTCCAGCTCGGAGAGCCAGAAAAAAAGGCCCGAAACTTGCTGGTGCAACTCTTGCAGGAggtctttgtggagttttttcCAG AGAGCCAAATTCTTCCCTTTGGTTCATCTGTCAACACGTTCGGTGTTCATTCCTGCGACCTGGACTTGTTTCTGGATTTGGAGAATACCAAAGTCTTCCAGGCCCACGCCAAGTATACGTCAGAG GCAGCCGAGTGCATCTCAGAGGACGGGCGCTCCGAGGACTCCATCCTGTCCGACATGGACCTTTCCACGGCCTCCCCCGCTGAGATTCTGGAGCTGGTGGCGACCATCCTGCGCCGCTGCGTCCCCAGTGTGCACAAAGTCCACGTGGTCAGCAGTGCCCGTCTTCCAGTGGTCAAATTCCATCACCGGGAGCTCAACTTGCAGGGGGACATCACAGTCAACAACAG ACTGGCTGTAAGGAACACCCGCTTTCTTCAGCTGTGTTCAGGAATAGAAGAGAGACTCAGACCTTTGGTGTTCACCATCCGGTACTGGGCCAAACAGAAGCAActggctg GTAACCCGAGCGGTCCCGGTCCACTCCTCAACAATTACGCGCTGACGCTGCTCATCGTCTTCTTCCTGCAAAATTGTGAGCCCCCCGTTCTGCCCACCGTGGACCGCCTTCAAGACATGGCCT GTGAGGAAGAGGAATGTGTGATTGAGGGATGGAACTGCACCTTCCCCAGCCAGCCTATTGCGGTACCCCCCAGCGCAAATACGCAGGATCTCT GCACTCTCTTGGCTGGTTTCTTCTCCTTCTACGCCAAGTTTGATTTTGCAAGTAGTGTCATATCTCTGAGGGAGGGTCGTGCACTCCCAATCAGTGACTTCCTCGGTCACAAAAACGAAGCGGAGGAAAAAACCACCAAGCCCCATCAGAGTGGACCAAAACTGAGCCCGCTCAACGTTTTGGACCCCTTCGAGCTTTCCCACAACGTAGCAGGGAACCTGAATGAGCGCACCCAGAGATGCTTCCAGACGGCGTGTCAGGAAGCGGAGAAGTACTGCCGCAGCCTTCAGTACCTGCGCAAGTCCACCAAGGGGAAGTCGTGGGGCCTCGTGCGGTTATTCACGCCCAACGGGGGAGTTACACAAACCAAACCGGACGAGCTGAACATCAGCATTCCTTTCAAACCAGCCGCACTCTCCGAAGCCCTCCGTAGTCAGATGCACGTGGCCGGAGATGATTTCCGGCTGGTGTGGTTCGAGAAGGTGTGCGCTTCTGTGGAGCGTGTTTTTCAAAGCGCTCTCAGATGCCACCTCGCGTTCTCAGGTTTTGAGAATTTGGCCGCCGCCGACGTGTCAGTGAAAATGGAGACCAGCTCGGGCTCCCTCAACACGTCGGCGAATGACAGCATGGAGTCCCCCACCGACGAGCCCGCGGTGGGCAGCAAGCGACGACTCTCGGTCGGCAGCGACACGTCCAGTTCCCCTCAAGGAAAAAAGCCGAGGATGTCTAAAAGGGGCAAGCGGGAGCCCCCCCACTGGCTGTGGGTGCAGAAACACGGCGTATGGGCCGGCAGGAGAAAAGTGAGGCGCGagctcatcaaagacagcgacCTGCGGCCCGAGGGCAGCTGCTTTGAGCTGGAAGCCCAAGTCACAGATTGCATCATCCAGAAAGAAGAGGCGCTCAAGGAACCGCTGGAGTTCAAAGTTCACCCCCACTTGGTGGGTGAGACGGAGAGCACCAAGGCAGTGTTGAGGTTGGAGCCACGAAGCGACCAGACCGGAGTTTTCCAGGACTTTCTTCATTTCCTGGAACCTTTCCTACCCAAGATGGTGGAGTCACTATTGGAGAAAGAAGCAGCTGGCATCTAA
- the LOC133495504 gene encoding pancreatic propolypeptide YG-like isoform X1, whose protein sequence is MLRCVLFKDPSTMLRPCVMLGALLVCLLAFWSSFADAYPPKPESPGSNASPEDWAKYHAAVRHYVNLITRQRYGKRSSPEQAMAWLLYGAEPSEDADPRLDYNSGW, encoded by the exons ATGCTGCGTTGCGTTCTCTTCAAGGATCCATCCACCATGCTGAGACCGTGCGTGATGCTCGGCGCGCTCCTCGTGTGCTTGTTGGCGTTCTGGAGCAGCTTCGCCGACGCTTACCCGCCCAAACCCGAGAGCCCCGGCAGCAACGCCTCCCCCGAGGACTGGGCCAAGTACCACGCTGCCGTCAGGCATTATGTCAACCTCATCACCAGGCAGAG atatGGGAAGAGGTCCTCCCCTGAGCAGGCCATGGCATGGCTGCTGTACGGTGCTGAGCCAAGTGAAGACGCCGATCCACG tttggACTATAACAGCGGGTGGTAA
- the LOC133495504 gene encoding pancreatic propolypeptide YG-like isoform X2 produces the protein MLRPCVMLGALLVCLLAFWSSFADAYPPKPESPGSNASPEDWAKYHAAVRHYVNLITRQRYGKRSSPEQAMAWLLYGAEPSEDADPRLDYNSGW, from the exons ATGCTGAGACCGTGCGTGATGCTCGGCGCGCTCCTCGTGTGCTTGTTGGCGTTCTGGAGCAGCTTCGCCGACGCTTACCCGCCCAAACCCGAGAGCCCCGGCAGCAACGCCTCCCCCGAGGACTGGGCCAAGTACCACGCTGCCGTCAGGCATTATGTCAACCTCATCACCAGGCAGAG atatGGGAAGAGGTCCTCCCCTGAGCAGGCCATGGCATGGCTGCTGTACGGTGCTGAGCCAAGTGAAGACGCCGATCCACG tttggACTATAACAGCGGGTGGTAA